Within Conger conger chromosome 3, fConCon1.1, whole genome shotgun sequence, the genomic segment CAACATCACACAGCTATCCTTTGACTTAAAAAGTCAAGTCTGGGCCATCTGTTGCTATGGGCCTCAATCCAGACGACACTGCATTGCGGGGATATCATAAATGGActtgtttttccctttttttattggACATTAACTTCATGTCATCTAATCGCAGTAATGGCgttactgctcttactgcctacAACTGAAGCTCAGGCCCCACCATCACCCTCCCCCAAACcttttgagacgggtgcgtgggggttggacccaaaatgcacgactcagagatgtaataaagtcccgtcagggctttattcagggaatgttcagcgagcgtagtcaaaaaacaagcaaagttcatacacataaaatccagccaaaaccaaagtacagtaacgagggagaaggcagtctcgaaattggtaaaccatgcaaaaagtccagtaaccactgaaaaacaggagacaacaatttcacaaagacaggacatggaactgagcttatatgcaggtgtagacaggtacagacaattagcttgagagtagcatgcaaatggaaatcaggtgtggaggaatGACAAGTTAATgagattttacatttacatttacatttttgtcatttggcagacgcttttaatccaaagcgacttacaagtgcatacgttctaccataagtcaaagcatcacatccagaaccaggaaaatacacatggaatgctgttctaaacatagtcttCATCATAAGTgtaaatttttctttttttttctttttttttggggggttagacaaggataggaatatcagaaaggaggggcaggggaaatcaggagggaggactaaggtagagtttgaaaaggtgggttttgagtctgcgtcaaaatagggggagagaTAATTAGtcatcattagtaataaacctatcctgccctagcgttagtaaattagtaaattacatgcacaagaaatgtaaggtaaacatgaacacatggttagaatgttagtattacctaatcctgatctaaagttagtagattagtaagaagacaagggaaattgaaacatttAGGGAAGTGTGAgggacagaaagggagagataataataaactgaacaacataacatgaaacaaacataaatcgtgaacTTTgcgaactgtgacatgaataaattatataacgtgacatgacaagactaaaaaactgaaataaaacatgaaaacatggtgagactagactaacataatatgtgacatgacaatacaataactaagacaataactaactgggaaacatgacatgacaagcatgaaacgtgacacttttctgtcactgtgtttttgCAAGCTGCAATTATGGGCATTCCTTGGGTGTAATTTCCTTTTCAAACAATTGGTCCAAAACCGCACCGGCTAGCAAACTGGTTGCACCGGGTGGTTTCCAGTCCATTTAAATCCAGTGCGTTGGTTGACTGCATGCATGTGCCATTTGTGCCAACCAGAAGACGTGGCGAAGATGGcagacaacaaacaaaataaacaccaCGTGCATGCATGACAAACAATGGAcactggtaaaataaataattcagtcaTGCCTTCTACATTAGTTGATGAAATTGACAATGGATTGCCATTATAGTGCATGTAGCCTATCCCAAAGATGAATAAGTTTGACCTGTCAATAATAGCAAAATGTATAGATCTATGCCTTGCCATAACTGAAACGTCCCCATTTCTACTAGACCTGCGCAATTATACTGGCCAACAGTTTtgctgaaatgtaattattgaCAGGGTGACAATGGACATGAAGACTATTCAGCAGTGGCACAACAAGCGGCAAGCTGACACACCTAAATGGAGCTGACACAGTGTAAATTCAAGCACTCCAATTTTCACTATAGCAGGGCTCTCATTGCTATCTATCTCGGATCCTGCATTTATATTTACCTAGTGGAGAACTGATACAAATAAAAACGGGTTGTGTCACGTCTCAGTCGAAACAACAAATGGAGACATTGTGTATTTATATGAAGAGTATTGCATCCTGTAACACTCAAACAATATGATCTGTCAACAGTAGTGCATGAGATGCTGCTGTCTGTCTTACATCTACAGCTTTTTGGATAATTTTTTATTCAGCCCAAACAGTATGAGCACAAATTTAAGTATcgtacaacaataataataataataataataataataataataataataataatcatcatcatcatcatcatcattgtagATTATTGTACatagataataaaataaatgttttataagaaaaataaaatagaatacaaTGTATCTTAATGTAACAACCCTAAGTAAACGTTTAGACTACATAACACATTCAAAACGCATTAAGCACTGgcagaataataaaatagaagctgcatttttttttatcatgtacTATGTCACATAATCTATTAGGCCTATAGCTATAAACTATCACTCAGCACTATAGTCAAAAGGCTACATCAAGCTGCTACAGTTTTTCAAGTGGCGCACGACCTCTCCAGGATACGCCAGCATCCTCCTTCAACAAGACGTGGGCGTCACTTAAAAGCTGTATGCTCCCGTTCCGCGAAGTTTATTACTTACAACCGATCGTTAATGCGGTGCACGATAAAATCGTGTTTCTTTGCAGGGGTTTGCCATTTGTACAACTACGACTTATTCTACGTGTGCGCTTCCTTGGAGACATTGCGCTTGAAATTAAAGGTAATTTCTGCtctttttgcttgttttgatgACTGGAACGGTTACATGGTCGATGGCCCCCCACGAAGCTGCTTCTACTCTCCGTACACTTGGACAATGTGGTATTCCTGCTATATCACACCATGCTTTCACGATTTTCTTTAGTTCTCGCGAAagttggatttttattttattatttatttaattatttgtggggggggggggggggggttgctatTCTGCATGATAACTGCAGTACAAATATATCGCTCATGACTGCTGCTAATTTTTATGGAGAAACCGGTAAAGTTATTTTGCTCTATCTATTTTAATAATACACGATCGACCTTTAGTCCAGTCTTCAAAAAACTATCCACTTACTTGTTAAATGTAGCTCGTTCAAATTAAACCATCTGTCTTCAGATGCTGGAATGGACTGTGGTTAACATGTTCTGAGAAAGCTTTACGTCTACCTGTGGTAAGCAAGTACTTGAATCCTAATTTAAGATGCAAAGATTCTAGcctacattacagtaatggtaATCCGTATGTTATAAccgaaatgtattttaataggctacattttcaaatgacttAGGCATGTGTCGGTATGGATGTCGTTTCCTCTTCgctaattaatttttttaattcaaataaactGCAGACGCAAGATTGGTCACAGTTACTTAATTCTGCCATTAATTTTTGTCGACCGCATGTTTATAACCACTATATAGACTACAAattcttttaaaaagtattgTCTTAAATCTCTGAACCCTTGAGTTCTATTATTTTTACACATCTGATTTAACAATAGCTTATTCTCACCTttggaattacattacattaatggcatttgaattatttgaattatttaattatgtCACATTCTTAGATTACTTGACAACGGGATGCGAGTTGCAGAAGCATaggctgtgtgtctgagtctgctcgctgtaaatgaaaatgaaaaggaataTGCTATAAACctctgaattttattttttttatgttgtttgaAATATGTAAGCCATTCGGAGGCGAAGAAAATGTTTCTACCGTCGCGTAGCAGGCAAAACTATAGGCCTGCTAGTCCGTCTCCCTCATGTTTACATTGATGCTCACCGAAAAATGACAGAGGAGACAGTTAAGCAACTGACTGCGATATTGCTTCATCGTGAAGCTTCAAACTGTTTTGGCTGCCACTGCAAACCAATTAATTTTTCTTATGAGTGTTATTTGACCATGTTTGTGCAGGTTTTATGTGCACTTTTATGTGTAAACCAACTCGCTATTGCTCTGACATAAAATAGCAAATTATACTGCTcaacacaataaaaaatgtttgacaATGCCTGCGGTTCAATGCACAGCACGCACGTGACAGCGTGGGGACATTGCTGTCAATCATTGTCTGAATTAGTGCCAATTGTTATAGATTACTAGAGAGGGGTTATTTGATAATTGACCGTGAAGGAGGCTGTATCGACCTCTTGCTGAGAGATTACTAAATTTGCAGGTAAGAAAATACCCTAGACTGTTGTCCCAAAGTATTATAGTTATGCTATTATATTTCCGCTACTATGTTTATATAATCATTGTCTCATTGGTTTAAGGGTCCAAAGATTTGGTCCACCAAAAAGGCATAAACTGACTTGATTGAAAAGGAACACCATTAACATTAGTCTGCACAATGCATTCTGCACTAAGGTTGACAGAAAAGGGGGTTGTCTGACAAATACCTGTGCAATTCAAAGCATAATTATTTCACGATTCACTTATGGttctgtttttgccttttgCTAATAAACTTTTTGACGGTTATATAGCACTTCCTCTTTGCAGACTTGTCGGCTAAGATATcggaaagaatcttatctgagTTTTGAAATGTCTGCTTGTCAGATGCTCTTATATATAATCTTAATTTATACAGCTTTCCTCCGAAGACTAAGATTGAGAGGTTTAGACATACAATCTATTTTGAgtttcaaaaaataaagaagCAGAAATAGCTGCTTTTTCTGCATGATTTCTGAAGAACGCTGCTATTTTTAGCCATTGAGGATGTAGATCAGCTGAGCTTATTCAAATACGACAGGAACATAAGAAAGCTCTGTGAAGcaagacacacaagacacaatgACCCTTTAGCAGATCATTTTATTCAAATACCCATACATGGTCAACTGCTGACACCTTTATCCATCACCCACTTAAGCAATTGCAATTGAATATTGGTATATGGAAGCGTGTCAAATAATAATTAACTAATTTTAATATCAATTTACACACGTCATACTTTTTaaacaaagagaatatttgGATATTAAATTTTTACATTCCCTGGGTAGGGAACCCTTTGCAGAGAACCCTTTGCAGACCAAGGGTATCCTTTGATTACAGTTTGAGAAGCTTAAAAGCACAATATAGAACAGTTTGTTGTTTGGATGTGCATTAAAGCTTCCTCCAACTCTCTTTCTACAGGGAACCTAATTCAATGATGTCTGGAAACATTTCATGTCCAAGCGAATTCATTGATCAGTTCCGCAACCAGGTTTACTCCACCATCTACTCCATCATCACAGTGTTTGGCCTGGTGGGTAATGGATTTGCCCTCATTGTGATGATCCGGACCTTCCGCCAGCGTTCGGCCTTCCACATCTACATGCTGAACCTTGCTGTGGCTGACCTGCTGTGCGTCTGCACGCTGCCCATGCGCGTGTTTTACTACATCAACAAAGGCAACTGGATCCTGGGTGACTTCCTGTGCCGAGTCAGCTCTTACGCACTCTACGTTAACCTCTACTGCAGTGTCTTCTTCATGACAGCCATGAGCTGCACCCGTTTCATCGCCATCGTCTTCCCCGTCCAGAACCTCAGGCTGGTCAATGAGCGCAAGGCCTGCATCATATGCACCTGCATCTGGGTGTTCATCTGTGCCACCAGCTCTCCTTTCCTCATGTCCGGTCAGCATCTGGACAATGTCACCAATAAGACCAAGTGCTTTGAACCACCTACAAAACAACAGGGCAAGAGCAAGCTCAATGTGCTAAACTACTTCTCACTGGTGGTGGGGTTCATTTTGCCCTTCTTCATCATCTTGGTCTGCTATGCCGGAATCATCCGCACCCTGCTAATGGGTTCGAACAGCGCAAACAAGAAGAAGGCCACGCGCACCAAGGCCATACGTATGAtcgtcattgtcctgctggtcTTCCTGGTCAGCTTCATGCCCTACCACATCCAGCGCACAATCCACCTGCATCTGCTGAACCGCCGTGATGTCACCTGTGATGAACAACTCTACATGCAGAAGTCAGTGGTTGTCACGCTGTGCCTAGCAGCTTCTAACTCCTGCTTTGACCCCCTGCTGTACTTCTTCTCGGGGGAGAACTTCCGCAACCGCATGTCCACCTTGCGGAAGGCGTCCACCAGCTCCAACGCTCAGCTTCGCCATAGCCAGAGGGCCGTTCCCCAGAACGTAGAGGCAGATAAACTGAAAGGCTGCAACGGCCCGCAGGACAGCCAGATCACCACTGGCTTATTCACTGCCCCCCAAGAGTGAATTTTGTCCATATAGGAttaggggttaggggccttgggATTAGGGGCCTTGGGGTGGCtattttaacccttgtgttgtcttaagggtcaaaaatggggtttagtgaaggcgggtgattttttacccttaggacaagaggagtatacagaatgttaagactactcTAAGGGTGAAAAGTTTAAGGGTATGGTGAGGTATTTTTTAAAGTATCTCTTCTCAATGTTTTTCCTCCTAAAATGACAGAGACTGTGGCTTATTGTTGAGTGTATTCTTGTTGGCGGAAAGGGTGTGTCGCTGATTTTTAAGAATTATATCAGGGTGTAGTACTCAGGACTGAGGTGGGGTGGAGTGGTTTCGATTAGATAACCTGATCATATCACCAGTGATCAGTAAAACTGCCTGACACTGGCTTGCGATCACAAGAGTTCATAACTACTAGCTATTCACTCAAGCGAGATACaaataatcaataaataaataaaaagtattacTTTTGTTGGCTGATACTTTAGCATGTGTATAATCTGGACAAGTTTAAGAACATTCATGACTGTATAACTGTTATACTATTTGTTTAATGACACAAATAAGCATGTAACActcaaaatattttggaaataaaCATCTTGCTTTACTGCGTGTTATATTTTCACATTCCTTCGACACTTATGTGCACAATCTAAGTATTTCATTGGCTTAAAGGTCCAAAAATGTGGTCCATCAAAAAGGCATAAACTGACTTGATTGAAAAGAAACCCCATTAACATGAGTCTGCACAATGTATTCTGCACTAAGATTGACAGAAAAAGGGGGTTGTCTGAAAATACCTGTGCAATTCAAAGCACAATTATTTCATGATTGGCTTATGGTTCTGTTTGTGTCTTTTGCTAATAAACTTCTTGACGGTTTTATAGCACTTCCTCTTTGCAGACTTGTCAGATAAGATATTGGAAATAACCTTATCTGATATACAATCTATGTTGAGtttcaaaaagtaaaaagtaatatTTTCATACTGCCATTAACTTTAGCATTTGGTTGCATTAAGCTTTTAACCAATATGTGAAAATGCTGTTGATAAACTATTAGAAATGTTGCATCAAAACATTACACAAGTGTGCAAAATGTGGTCATCTTGCATGTATTATTCAATGTAATTTGTATTGTGAGTACACAACTTTGGCTGCAGGGTTAAAGTGATGCTGTGAACATGTAAATTGTAACTGAATAAAGATGTTATTCTTCAAGTTGTATCATTCTCACAGTTAATTATTCAAGTAAATGATCAGTTTCTATCGGGATACCAATATCATGCTTTACAATATATTCATAAACACATTAGTAAAATACAGATAaagcatttaaaatacaaattgaTATAAAGCTTACCGAAGCCAAGCCCATTAACCCAGTGCTGTCTCAGAAAGTATTACTATCAACTAAACTTTCCCCCCACTGCCTGAAGAAAAGCCTGCAATATACACAGCATGTGGGAAAAGTCTGCCAACATAAGCCTGTTCTGAGCAGTTCACTGTTCAAAATGATTCAATCTGTAACAAAAGAAAGGTTTCCTAAATTAGGACAATTTCCATGTACAACCATCAGCCACACATATTTTGCCACTGATATTTAAACTAAGTGTGACACCTAGCGACTAATAAGCAGTACTACATGTCAAAACTGTTGCACTCTACCATCACAGGGGTTTAAAATAGTCGTTTGACCCGATCAAGAGTGTGCCGtacatttgaatatttattaatgtatacTAACGTTGAACAGTTCTTGGACATATCCCACAAAGCTGTTGTATTTGTCACAATTTCTACTACAGAAAGTGTGTTTGTAGTAAAATCAGGAGACTACTACAgggcccatccatccatccatccattatctgaacccacttatcctgaacagggtcacaggggggctggagcctatcccagcatacattgggtgaaaggcaggaatacaccctggacaggtcgccagtccatcgcagggcacacaccatacactcacacactcatacactcatacactcatacctacaggcaatttagactctccaatcagcctaacctgcatgtctttggactgtgggaggaaacccacgcaaacacggggagaacatgcaaactggccgacggggattcgaacccaggacctccttgctgtgaggcaggagtgctacccactgcaccatccgtgctgccctacGGGGCCCAATCATGTGCAATTGGGACCACTATGGCTCAGCGTTTCTTACCCAATCTGATCTCCCTCCAACACTCTGATCATCAACTTGTGTCCCTTCCCCTCCACTCACCCCTAAAGAATGATCTCCTTTACTCTACTTGACACCACAGTCTTTGTACATTGTCATCCCCGTAACCCTGTCCCTCCACATTCTTCTCTTGCCCACATCCCTATCTCTTGAATCATTCTCCCAGCTATCTACTGATATTGCTGCTTCCACATGCCTCTTGTCTCTACACCACTTTATTCTCTCTGCCCCATTATTAGGTTTGCAAGGCTATCCTAGCTCATGACTGTCTGATGTCTTCTGTGTCAGCAGGACTTAATTACATATGTGCCCCAAAGGGCATATGCATAATATTAACTAGCAACCAAACTAGTTATCTGGTTGACATCATTAACAACCAAAATATGGTCTTTCCCCTATCCGGCAAACTAATCAAGCTACCTAACAAAAGTTACCGAGGCTAACCAACTataactatccatccatccattatctgaacctgcttatcctgatcagggtcgcaggggggctggagcctatcccaacatacattgggcaaaaggcaggaatacaccctggacaggttgccagtctatcacagggcacacacaccattcactcacacactcatacctatgggcaatttagactctccaatcagcctaacgtgcatgtccttggactgtggggggaaacTGGAGGACCCGGAgcaaacccacgcaaacacggggagaacatgcaaacgccgcacagagaggccccggccgacggggattcaaagacctccttgctgtgaggcggcagtgctacccactgcaccatccctgccGCCCAACTATaactaatttaattattttacctcaAGCCAAATATACTTGCTTTGTTAGCAAGATACAAGATGCTTATCTCACAAAACCCGAGGaagaaattatattatattatattatattatattatattatattatattatat encodes:
- the cysltr1 gene encoding cysteinyl leukotriene receptor 1 — encoded protein: MMSGNISCPSEFIDQFRNQVYSTIYSIITVFGLVGNGFALIVMIRTFRQRSAFHIYMLNLAVADLLCVCTLPMRVFYYINKGNWILGDFLCRVSSYALYVNLYCSVFFMTAMSCTRFIAIVFPVQNLRLVNERKACIICTCIWVFICATSSPFLMSGQHLDNVTNKTKCFEPPTKQQGKSKLNVLNYFSLVVGFILPFFIILVCYAGIIRTLLMGSNSANKKKATRTKAIRMIVIVLLVFLVSFMPYHIQRTIHLHLLNRRDVTCDEQLYMQKSVVVTLCLAASNSCFDPLLYFFSGENFRNRMSTLRKASTSSNAQLRHSQRAVPQNVEADKLKGCNGPQDSQITTGLFTAPQE